A portion of the Topomyia yanbarensis strain Yona2022 unplaced genomic scaffold, ASM3024719v1 HiC_scaffold_114, whole genome shotgun sequence genome contains these proteins:
- the LOC131694622 gene encoding rab GTPase-activating protein 1-like isoform X1 has translation MEHGKATDCSSTTPTKPESVTLQLGAAQKTDDNLSIKSSDSVTTSGEYEIVPEATSLADVVDGTGSILNLVKDQIQQGSKQFGDLNLTDCFEEDEVVVNLIASVPAKIEPISPILNIEGNGNVLDLEKNMDEVIHELDEERTLSASDDDPGSANKTPVKCTSSGTDPKPPLSQLSLRGLKLRPPKDTVVKSPNLQSPENRVGQSVFYDCLDSSPMTEKKDTMKPDHYPAETDDDELSDIDQECTIFSGVSYLGATGIKIPKSEKEILQKVAEMHATSSVTPLGMKISVSIPTCSEGLVVLYDGETNAVVATYEVQRILFFARGPAGTPTQACFAFTWSHGESQETASHQCHVFRCNIPEAVTQVSACFAKAFQRVLPPSVPGSMTTSLADCSLNPMVASITSDSAGNPIQSAMYEFNVSLEIKEKEKSGYTTVPRDAKSSFRLRCNTDKEVCIVVKQVPSELYPSLFIERCFGVLLSPGKIVRQADMQLLDMVNMGYVKPESTLVQSNPMTASITSLSAASTISQLPYQIRAEWKANDKAFEQLNTETQKKSLTVAVDLVIKGIQEPVRFVIETSVMILSQSELRIMQNLFTNKRLLVMQYYLTLRESGEGSWEVESIDHSDEIVDQMAPASLSLNLNFKTWTFKTSASVQSMEFDDSSPDYSSDGDEPLLSGTGEVSRECPSALLDDWNEILVEWDRDNLDKRPRNLASLVRCGIPDILRGAIWQKLANVENKTEMTDSYRVLITKETSCENVIQRDINRTFPAHKFFKESGGIGQDSLYKVSKAYAVYDTEVGYCQGLSFIAASLLLHMPEEEAFCVLVALMYNYGLRDMYKLGFESLYLRLYQLNRLMKDQLPDLYEHFYNTGIESHMFASQWFLTLFTARFPLYFVFYILDVFLLDGITVLFQVALTLLSACKKDLLELDFEGILKYFRVSLPKKCRSDNQAKRLMKLSFECKVKKLKKYELEYLAKKEESERKEREMKQYELKFNEERIKMKQEIVALNAKLETMTRDEKKNSGIIVDYKQIIQRQEHENNKLHQMLEDLTKTVSLCSKCSSSIPKSSPLHKSYGKNLQNSNNENNNDQTIHQENNLGPLDPLLIATQRIRELELELAQTKLAQVEAECKNQDLHHQLNATLTEMQTHRSSWQPWFSKTLNSIQEKVVTRRDVNAPIPTFQSYTDPSVKLRDHSQTFPAQAQLRNKLNQRHTLAQVPFEAAGGIGDARHVGVGGQANENVLFQDSVQRCNSLK, from the exons ATGGAGCATGGCAAAGCAACTGACTGTAGCAGTACCACACCAACAAAGCCGGAATCAGTGACACTTCAACTGGGTGCAGCACAGAAAACAGATGACAATCTCAGCATAAAATCGTCCGATTCGGTAACAACCAGCGGTGAATACGAAATCGTCCCGGAGGCTACATCACTTGCAGACGTGGTTGACGGAACTGGTTCGATCTTGAACTTAGTCAAAGATCAAATTCAGCAGGGTTCAAAACAGTTTGGCGATTTGAACCTGACGGATTGTTTTGAAGAAGACGAGGTGGTGGTGAACTTGATTGCCTCTGTTCCGGCAAAAATTGAGCCTATTTCACCCATTCTGAACATCGAAGGGAACGGGAACGTGCTAGATCTGGAAAAGAACATGGATGAGGTCATTCACGAGCTGGACGAAGAGCGCACGCTTAGTGCCAGCGATGACGATCCTGGGAGTGCCAACAAAA CTCCAGTAAAATGCACCAGCAGCGGTACCGATCCGAAGCCACCACTATCCCAGCTATCCCTAAGAGGATTAAAACTGCGCCCTCCGAAAGACACTGTCGTAAAATCTCCAAATCTACAGTCCCCGGAAAATCGGGTAGGACAATCGGTCTTCTACGACTGTCTCGATTCTAGCCCGATGACGGAGAAAAAAGATACCATGAAACCGGATCACTATCCGGCCGAAACGGATGACGATGAACTGTCCGATATCGATCAGGAGTGTACTATTTTCAGTGGAGTTTCCTACCTGGGAGCAACGGGGATCAAGATTCCGAAATCCGAGAAGGAAATCCTGCAAAAGGTAGCAGAAATGCACGCAACTTCGAGTGTAACACCGTTGGGCATGAAGATTTCAGTTAGCATTCCGACCTGCTCAGAGGGGTTGGTGGT GTTATACGATGGGGAAACGAACGCTGTCGTTGCTACCTACGAGGTTCAACGTATTTTATTCTTCGCGCGTGGTCCCGCCGGCACGCCGACACAGGCCTGCTTTGCATTCACGTGGTCCCACGGAGAATCACAGGAAACTGCCAGTCATCAGTGCCATGTCTTCAGATGTAACATCCCGGAGGCGGTGACCCAAGTCAGCG CTTGCTTTGCGAAGGCCTTCCAACGTGTGCTGCCACCGAGCGTTCCAGGAAGTATGACAACCTCGCTGGCCGATTGCAGTCTGAACCCGATGGTAGCGTCCATAACCTCGGATAGTGCCGGCAATCCGATCCAATCGGCGATGTACGAATTCAATGTTTCGCTGGAAATCAAGGAGAAGGAAAAAAGTGGCTACACGACAGTGCCCAGAGACGCAAAATCCAGCTTTCGTCTCAGGTGCAACACAGACAAAGAAGTATGCATCGTAGTAAAACAGGTCCCGTCGGAGCTGTATCCTTCGCTGTTCATCGAGCGATGCTTTGGAGTGCTTCTGAGTCCGGGAAAAATTGTTCGGCAAGCCGATATGCAACTCTTGGATATG GTCAACATGGGATACGTCAAACCGGAATCGACATTGGTTCAGTCAAATCCAATGACCGCTTCGATAACGTCACTGTCGGCAGCTTCGACCATCTCACAGTTACCGTATCAAATTCGAGCAGAATGGAAAGCGAACGATAAAGCATTCGAGCAGCTTAACACTGAAACACAGAAAAAATCTTTAACCGTTGCAGTCGATCTAGTCATCAAAGGTATCCAGGAACCGGTGCGATTCGTAATTGAAACATCTGTTATGATACTGTCGCAAAGCGAACTACGGATAATGCAAAATCTGTTCACTAACAAACGACTGCTGGTGATGCAGTACTATCTGACACTACGGGAAAGTGGTGAGGGTAGCTGGGAGGTTGAATCCATTGATCATTCCGACGAAATTGTCGATCAAATGGCCCCCGCATCGCTATCGCTAAATCTAAACTTTAAAACTTGGACCTTCAAAACGTCCGCCAGTGTGCAATCGATGGAGTTTGACGATTCCAGTCCAGACTACAGCTCCGACGGTGACGAACCGCTGCTCAGTGGCACCGGCGAGGTCTCGAGAGAGTGCCCCAGTGCTTTGCTGGATGATTGGAACGAAATACTGGTCGAGTGGGATCGGGACAACTTGGACAAGCGTCCTCGGAATCTGGCGAGTCTGGTTCGATGTGGTATACCGGATATTCTTCGGGGAGCCATCTGGCAAAAGTTGGCCAATGTCGAGAACAAAACGGAGATGACAGACTCGTACCGGGTGTTGATCACCAAAGAGACCAGCTGTGAGAATGTGATTCAACGGGATATCAACAGAACGTTTCCGGCACACAAGTTCTTCAAGGAGAGCGGTGGGATAGGTCAGGACAGTCTGTATAAGGTATCGAAGGCGTATGCGGTGTATGACACTGAGGTCGGTTACTGTCAGGGGTTAAGCTTCATTGCGGCCAGTTTGCTGCTTCAT ATGCCCGAGGAGGAAGCTTTCTGTGTGCTAGTCGCTCTGATGTACAACTACGGCCTGCGTGATATGTACAAACTGGGCTTCGAATCACTCTACCTTCGACTGTACCAGCTGAATCGTCTCATGAAGGATCAGCTACCGGATCTGTATGAACATTTCTACAACACCGGGATCGAGTCGCACATGTTCGCCAGCCAGTGGTTTCTGACGCTGTTCACCGCCCGCTTCCCGCTGTATTTTGTGTTCTACATTTTGGATGTGTTCCTGTTGGATGGGATTACGGTACTCTTCCAGGTGGCTTTGACACTGCTTTCGGCTTGCAAGAAAGATTTACTCGAGCTAGATTTTGAGGGGATTTTGAAGTATTTCCGCGTATCACTGCCCAAAAAGTGTAGGAGCGACAATCAAGCCAAGAGGCTGATGAAGTTGTCGTTTGAGTGCAAGGTGAAGAAGTTGAAAAAGTACGAATTGGAGTACTTGGCCAAGAAGGAGGAAAGTGAACGCAAAGAGCGAGAAATGAAACAGTATGAGCTGAAGTTTAACGAGGAGAGAATAAAAATGAAGCAAGAGATTGTGGCGTTAAATGCGAAACTGGAAACCATGACCAGGGATGAGAAAAAGAACAGCGGAATCATTGTGGACTATAAGCAGATCATACAAAGGCAAGAGCATGAAAACAACAAGCTTCATCAGATGTTGGAGGATTTGACG AAAACTGTGTCTCTCTGTTCGAAATGTTCATCCAGCATACCGAAATCGTCGCCGTTGCATAAAAGTTATggcaaaaacttacaaaattcGAATAATGAGAATAACAATGACCAAACCATCCACCAGGAGAATAATCTTGGCCCACTAGATCCGCTGCTAATCGCGACACAGCGGATACGAGAGCTGGAGTTGGAACTAGCTCAAACTAAATTGGCGCAGGTTGAAGCAGAATGCAAAAACCAG GACCTCCACCATCAACTGAATGCCACTCTAACAGAAATGCAAACCCATCGCAGCAGTTGGCAACCGTGGTTCTCAAAAACACTGAACTCCATTCAGGAGAAAGTTGTTACAAGGCGTGATGTGAATGCCCCAATACCCACGTTCCAGTCGTACACCGACCCGAGC GTAAAACTGCGTGATCATTCCCAAACTTTCCCCGCGCAAGCCCAATTGCGGAACAAGCTGAATCAGCGTCACACTTTGGCACAGGTGCCATTCGAAGCCGCTGGAGGAATCGGAGATGCAAGACACGTTGGTGTTGGCGGACAAGCTAACGAGAACGTTCTATTTCAGGATTCCGTACAAAGGTGCAACAGTCTGAAGTAA
- the LOC131694622 gene encoding rab GTPase-activating protein 1-like isoform X2, translating to MEHGKATDCSSTTPTKPESVTLQLGAAQKTDDNLSIKSSDSVTTSGEYEIVPEATSLADVVDGTGSILNLVKDQIQQGSKQFGDLNLTDCFEEDEVVVNLIASVPAKIEPISPILNIEGNGNVLDLEKNMDEVIHELDEERTLSASDDDPGSANKTCFAKAFQRVLPPSVPGSMTTSLADCSLNPMVASITSDSAGNPIQSAMYEFNVSLEIKEKEKSGYTTVPRDAKSSFRLRCNTDKEVCIVVKQVPSELYPSLFIERCFGVLLSPGKIVRQADMQLLDMVNMGYVKPESTLVQSNPMTASITSLSAASTISQLPYQIRAEWKANDKAFEQLNTETQKKSLTVAVDLVIKGIQEPVRFVIETSVMILSQSELRIMQNLFTNKRLLVMQYYLTLRESGEGSWEVESIDHSDEIVDQMAPASLSLNLNFKTWTFKTSASVQSMEFDDSSPDYSSDGDEPLLSGTGEVSRECPSALLDDWNEILVEWDRDNLDKRPRNLASLVRCGIPDILRGAIWQKLANVENKTEMTDSYRVLITKETSCENVIQRDINRTFPAHKFFKESGGIGQDSLYKVSKAYAVYDTEVGYCQGLSFIAASLLLHMPEEEAFCVLVALMYNYGLRDMYKLGFESLYLRLYQLNRLMKDQLPDLYEHFYNTGIESHMFASQWFLTLFTARFPLYFVFYILDVFLLDGITVLFQVALTLLSACKKDLLELDFEGILKYFRVSLPKKCRSDNQAKRLMKLSFECKVKKLKKYELEYLAKKEESERKEREMKQYELKFNEERIKMKQEIVALNAKLETMTRDEKKNSGIIVDYKQIIQRQEHENNKLHQMLEDLTKTVSLCSKCSSSIPKSSPLHKSYGKNLQNSNNENNNDQTIHQENNLGPLDPLLIATQRIRELELELAQTKLAQVEAECKNQDLHHQLNATLTEMQTHRSSWQPWFSKTLNSIQEKVVTRRDVNAPIPTFQSYTDPSVKLRDHSQTFPAQAQLRNKLNQRHTLAQVPFEAAGGIGDARHVGVGGQANENVLFQDSVQRCNSLK from the exons ATGGAGCATGGCAAAGCAACTGACTGTAGCAGTACCACACCAACAAAGCCGGAATCAGTGACACTTCAACTGGGTGCAGCACAGAAAACAGATGACAATCTCAGCATAAAATCGTCCGATTCGGTAACAACCAGCGGTGAATACGAAATCGTCCCGGAGGCTACATCACTTGCAGACGTGGTTGACGGAACTGGTTCGATCTTGAACTTAGTCAAAGATCAAATTCAGCAGGGTTCAAAACAGTTTGGCGATTTGAACCTGACGGATTGTTTTGAAGAAGACGAGGTGGTGGTGAACTTGATTGCCTCTGTTCCGGCAAAAATTGAGCCTATTTCACCCATTCTGAACATCGAAGGGAACGGGAACGTGCTAGATCTGGAAAAGAACATGGATGAGGTCATTCACGAGCTGGACGAAGAGCGCACGCTTAGTGCCAGCGATGACGATCCTGGGAGTGCCAACAAAA CTTGCTTTGCGAAGGCCTTCCAACGTGTGCTGCCACCGAGCGTTCCAGGAAGTATGACAACCTCGCTGGCCGATTGCAGTCTGAACCCGATGGTAGCGTCCATAACCTCGGATAGTGCCGGCAATCCGATCCAATCGGCGATGTACGAATTCAATGTTTCGCTGGAAATCAAGGAGAAGGAAAAAAGTGGCTACACGACAGTGCCCAGAGACGCAAAATCCAGCTTTCGTCTCAGGTGCAACACAGACAAAGAAGTATGCATCGTAGTAAAACAGGTCCCGTCGGAGCTGTATCCTTCGCTGTTCATCGAGCGATGCTTTGGAGTGCTTCTGAGTCCGGGAAAAATTGTTCGGCAAGCCGATATGCAACTCTTGGATATG GTCAACATGGGATACGTCAAACCGGAATCGACATTGGTTCAGTCAAATCCAATGACCGCTTCGATAACGTCACTGTCGGCAGCTTCGACCATCTCACAGTTACCGTATCAAATTCGAGCAGAATGGAAAGCGAACGATAAAGCATTCGAGCAGCTTAACACTGAAACACAGAAAAAATCTTTAACCGTTGCAGTCGATCTAGTCATCAAAGGTATCCAGGAACCGGTGCGATTCGTAATTGAAACATCTGTTATGATACTGTCGCAAAGCGAACTACGGATAATGCAAAATCTGTTCACTAACAAACGACTGCTGGTGATGCAGTACTATCTGACACTACGGGAAAGTGGTGAGGGTAGCTGGGAGGTTGAATCCATTGATCATTCCGACGAAATTGTCGATCAAATGGCCCCCGCATCGCTATCGCTAAATCTAAACTTTAAAACTTGGACCTTCAAAACGTCCGCCAGTGTGCAATCGATGGAGTTTGACGATTCCAGTCCAGACTACAGCTCCGACGGTGACGAACCGCTGCTCAGTGGCACCGGCGAGGTCTCGAGAGAGTGCCCCAGTGCTTTGCTGGATGATTGGAACGAAATACTGGTCGAGTGGGATCGGGACAACTTGGACAAGCGTCCTCGGAATCTGGCGAGTCTGGTTCGATGTGGTATACCGGATATTCTTCGGGGAGCCATCTGGCAAAAGTTGGCCAATGTCGAGAACAAAACGGAGATGACAGACTCGTACCGGGTGTTGATCACCAAAGAGACCAGCTGTGAGAATGTGATTCAACGGGATATCAACAGAACGTTTCCGGCACACAAGTTCTTCAAGGAGAGCGGTGGGATAGGTCAGGACAGTCTGTATAAGGTATCGAAGGCGTATGCGGTGTATGACACTGAGGTCGGTTACTGTCAGGGGTTAAGCTTCATTGCGGCCAGTTTGCTGCTTCAT ATGCCCGAGGAGGAAGCTTTCTGTGTGCTAGTCGCTCTGATGTACAACTACGGCCTGCGTGATATGTACAAACTGGGCTTCGAATCACTCTACCTTCGACTGTACCAGCTGAATCGTCTCATGAAGGATCAGCTACCGGATCTGTATGAACATTTCTACAACACCGGGATCGAGTCGCACATGTTCGCCAGCCAGTGGTTTCTGACGCTGTTCACCGCCCGCTTCCCGCTGTATTTTGTGTTCTACATTTTGGATGTGTTCCTGTTGGATGGGATTACGGTACTCTTCCAGGTGGCTTTGACACTGCTTTCGGCTTGCAAGAAAGATTTACTCGAGCTAGATTTTGAGGGGATTTTGAAGTATTTCCGCGTATCACTGCCCAAAAAGTGTAGGAGCGACAATCAAGCCAAGAGGCTGATGAAGTTGTCGTTTGAGTGCAAGGTGAAGAAGTTGAAAAAGTACGAATTGGAGTACTTGGCCAAGAAGGAGGAAAGTGAACGCAAAGAGCGAGAAATGAAACAGTATGAGCTGAAGTTTAACGAGGAGAGAATAAAAATGAAGCAAGAGATTGTGGCGTTAAATGCGAAACTGGAAACCATGACCAGGGATGAGAAAAAGAACAGCGGAATCATTGTGGACTATAAGCAGATCATACAAAGGCAAGAGCATGAAAACAACAAGCTTCATCAGATGTTGGAGGATTTGACG AAAACTGTGTCTCTCTGTTCGAAATGTTCATCCAGCATACCGAAATCGTCGCCGTTGCATAAAAGTTATggcaaaaacttacaaaattcGAATAATGAGAATAACAATGACCAAACCATCCACCAGGAGAATAATCTTGGCCCACTAGATCCGCTGCTAATCGCGACACAGCGGATACGAGAGCTGGAGTTGGAACTAGCTCAAACTAAATTGGCGCAGGTTGAAGCAGAATGCAAAAACCAG GACCTCCACCATCAACTGAATGCCACTCTAACAGAAATGCAAACCCATCGCAGCAGTTGGCAACCGTGGTTCTCAAAAACACTGAACTCCATTCAGGAGAAAGTTGTTACAAGGCGTGATGTGAATGCCCCAATACCCACGTTCCAGTCGTACACCGACCCGAGC GTAAAACTGCGTGATCATTCCCAAACTTTCCCCGCGCAAGCCCAATTGCGGAACAAGCTGAATCAGCGTCACACTTTGGCACAGGTGCCATTCGAAGCCGCTGGAGGAATCGGAGATGCAAGACACGTTGGTGTTGGCGGACAAGCTAACGAGAACGTTCTATTTCAGGATTCCGTACAAAGGTGCAACAGTCTGAAGTAA